GGTGTCGGACAGGCCGACGCAGCCGTGGCTGGTGTTGACGGAGCCGAAGATGGACTTCGCGCCCCAGTAGTTGCCGTGCATGAAGGTGCCGGAGCTCGACAGGCGGATGGCGTGCGGCACGTCCTTGATGTCGTACTCGCCCTTGCCGTCGTCGTCCGTGAAGCCCACGGTCGCGCCGTTCATCCGGGTTTCCTTGAACTTCTCCGACATCACCATCTGGCCCTCGTACGTCTTGTTGACGGGCGAGCCGGCGGAGATCGGGATGGTCTTGATGACCTTGCCGTCCTGGGTGACCTTCATCGTCTTGGAGTTGGCGTCGACGATCGAGACCTGGTTGCGGCCGATCTTGAAGGTGACCGTCTTCTGCTGCACACCGTAGACACCGCTGGCGCCCTCGACACCGTCGAGGTTCAGCTTCAGCGTGACGGTGGAGCCTTCCTTCCAGTACTCCTCGGGGCGGAAGTCCAGGCGGTTGGCGTTGAACCAGTGGCCGACGACCTCCTGGCCGCTGGTGGAGGAGACGGTGATCCCCTTCTGCACGTCCGCCTTGTTGGTGATCGCCTTGTCGAAGTTGATCGAGACGGGCATGCCCACGCCGACGGTGGAGCCGTCCTCGGGCGTGAAGTTGCCTATGAAGCTGTTCGCCGGGGAGACCGTCGTGAACGAGGCGTTCTCGTGGGCGACGCGGCCGTCGGAGTCCTTCGCCTCGGCGGTGACCTTGTAGGTCGTCGAGCGCTCCAGCTGGCCGGTGGGGGCCCAGGTCTTCTTGTCCGCGGATATCTGGCCGGCGACGGCGGTGCCCGCGGCGGTCTTCATGGTGACGTCCGTG
Above is a genomic segment from Streptomyces sp. R21 containing:
- a CDS encoding Ig-like domain-containing protein; this encodes MEKRVMTDGKRRKGLMAASALLGGVLVLTACGGGDDKASGSGSGDGGDASSQAKVDEAAAKKTSEALIKITPKDGSDNASINNAAKVTVSKGSLTDVTMKTAAGTAVAGQISADKKTWAPTGQLERSTTYKVTAEAKDSDGRVAHENASFTTVSPANSFIGNFTPEDGSTVGVGMPVSINFDKAITNKADVQKGITVSSTSGQEVVGHWFNANRLDFRPEEYWKEGSTVTLKLNLDGVEGASGVYGVQQKTVTFKIGRNQVSIVDANSKTMKVTQDGKVIKTIPISAGSPVNKTYEGQMVMSEKFKETRMNGATVGFTDDDGKGEYDIKDVPHAIRLSSSGTFMHGNYWGAKSIFGSVNTSHGCVGLSDTKGANDPNTPAAWMYNHSIVGDVVVVKNTGDKTIAPDNGLNGWNLDWSAWKAGSAA